attttgctttaGATTTCTTTCGTATTTTGTTGtactttgttttcatatttacaaaaagtgttttgttttcatctgtttttaatttattgaatttgtttcgtGCGCGTTTGAATTCTTTTTTAGCTGTGTTGCATTAATTATACCTAAGACATGTTTAAACAAGTTGAAATAATCGCGATTTAAGGAAAataattatcttaataaaataaatgtacgcAATCTTACTATAACCCTTGTTGGCAATGCagattcaaattattatattacCAGTTTTTAGAAATAGCTCTGCACGGTAATTGTTTCGGGATTATATTACTCCTTTACAAGTACGTATCAACGATGAAAAAAATCACATCACTGATCTCGACGTCACGCAAATCCACAAAACATTTCGGTGATTGaaagaaatcaaaacaaaaagGTTCAATTCTGAAAATAATTCGAAAACAGTAAGCTTCAAAGCACTTTACCTGCTTGTCGGTATATCATAATCTCGCATATAGTCCAGTGTTCAACTTTTGTCATCCAATTGTGTGCCTTTCCACCCGAAACGCGTACAAGATCTACTTCGCGTGGAGGGGAGAGTATCGTCATCGCAAAAGACTGGTTTTTCAAAGTGAACGTTTCGTTCTTAAGTGATTGATCCTGTCTTCCCAGTGACAATGTGATGTTGTTAAACTGCTCAAAATCTGCAAAAATttgatacatagagaataacatgGAGAATGACAGGGTACTGTCTGacctttttgtaatatatcaggctagGCTTACAATAATATAAAGGCGAGGCTtgcgttattttattcgtgccgagcctgatatattacaaaaagataagACAGtagcctgtttttctgtttatcataccgctacgtccccgatttaaagaaataatgaaacaaatcgCTAAAAAGATGCAGTTTAAGCGGGAAAGAATAGGACtcttgtcgtttgacgtgttaataatgacgtcatgaacacgcgcgcttaatatttgtttaaaatgttttttgctgtttgtgttgcattttgtgttaaaaatatattacatcttggtatcacaTCTGATTTGATTTACTAAACAgtattactttatagttgattccgagtaatatgactatcctacacacatgactgatataagaacttcctgttgaccatgatataaaaaatatcaggCAACGCTATATCAGgaagatatcaatgcggtggtatgataaatacgTGTACGGTGTATATGAAGGTTATCTTGACTTTATtagataataataaaatgtttgaataatatttgctcttttatataagcaaataacttaatgtgAGACGAAGTTCATATCATTATAAAATACCTTCGTTCAATTGTATCAATTAAACACTATATAGTAATTCTTTAAGTTGGAAATagaaacataatttaaaattggacGTTTGCCGGTAACCTAAAGCCGTTAGTGATGATGGGACTATACGTTAGCATCGCTCATcccgacaattagcggtgttaacgtttccaaACAGTAGACattcattctgctgatgaagtccgtagTACACGGACGGAAGCTTCAGGTATAGCTTTCAATAACTAGTGTGTGTAATTTCACAGTTTAAAACCTATTGGATTGTTAGTGATGATGTTAAACAACTATGAAGTTTGGCGAAATGTTCGATCATTTTGTGACATTATGGAAAAGTTTGCAAAAAGTTCGGTAACGAAATAGGACACCGTGTTCTTCTGGAAAATGAGTAATGCGAGAAAACAGCGTAACGGAGCAAAGCAAGGTGACGGACTTGTGTTTAATAGATCTTCATGACGGAAAGAAATTGGGAACACGATGAGGACGATATATTTCAGAACAGTACAATCCGCACGCTTCtcaatgaaatgttaaaagaAGCTGCAATGGGCGAAGCAAAAAATGACTTTGACGAAATCATCCTTGATCCAGACGTTCTAGTAGAAACAACCTTATAACAACTATGCACAGAAACGTTAAACAGTTAAAAGGTTAGTTGGCCACCTAATACTAATACTTGTTGCATGGCATAATCACTCTAGCCAAACCAATGTCATTTAAGTCCAAACACATGCTGAGAAGCGGATGTAGTCTCGGCAACATGAGAATAGTGGaaaaatataaaagtacataATTATTGGAACAAAACGAAGGGTGATCAAAGTAATTATTGATTAATTCACTTTATGAGAGTCCTGCTTATTTTAACTATATGAAATGACCCTACAGTACCGCGGTGTATAGTTAAATATTCAGCAATGTGGTTTTCAGGATTAACTCCTAGTAAAGTCTTTTTTTTTCGTTTCAGCTtatttgtttaacagagaattttaaaaatgcttaaatgcaacattttaatatctgttttgaacaatTATTAAGTGtaaaaatgttgtatgttccgattctacaaaatcGATATGCAAATAAATCAAGTATGAATAAAGaggtattttcattttaattcgaTCGATGTCCACAGTACACATTTGTAGACTTACTTGAACAGGTGTAAATACAAAtatgtaacttcttaaactacagatctgaaaatgaagatagtgcaaatatatcatgtCTACATCTTAATATACCTAATAGtgtagtcataataataaataaaagataatagatcAATCTGAAAGTATTAGTTGATGAAAAACTACATAAGCATGTTGAATAATTTCTTAGTTGTGCGATCGgttttagtaatctgctacaagtcagcatCTAACAAGTGTACACTATGCAATTGTAGAGAATACAAGttgacgaatcacaattcaacattttacaacgcattttcaTATTAAGCAGTGAACCGGTGTTAGGGTACAAAGTGCCATTAGTAGTAGCCTGTCTTCTGTTTAtgccgtaccatttgggtcaaaagtacaatacgccaacagctaaaaatagatatcaccgctgtgacaaaattgttaccgcggtgacaattttgtcactgcggtaacaattaTGTCAACGCGTAAGATATCTTTTTTGTtactgcggtaacaattttgtcacagcggtgacaaattatgactgttggtatatGTTTATGCCTGCTGTTAAATTTATTTGTTAGGGTCAGAtttcaaccaatcattttccCCCAAAACAAACCTACTCTCATATATCAAAATCATGTAAACCTTTATTTTGTTGTAGAGTGTGGTCTACACATGTATAATTACTCATACATGGCTctttaaagcaaaaaataaataaacaaatacttgATTAGTTAAGTTGATATAGATTTATTCTTAGTAAACCAGCAAATTTTTAAAGAGTGTTATAAAGATCGCCAGCTGTTTGTCACACTTATCGgtttgagtaaataaatggttAGTGAATCGTACATTTTATTTGTGAAACTACACGTATCGGCATATCATCTGCTTTATTGCAATTAGATCGTAGGGAGTAAATTGTTAAAGACTTGTGCCAATTAATCCATTATCGCTTGTTTAACGGTCCAATGCCTTCACGGTATACCTGGTTTAATGACACTAATCCGGCTGTAAATACACGCACAGACGTTGAGGCAACGGAAAATAATAAGCTTTCTGAAATTGTCACCTAGATTATTAATTCTTTATGaagttattattatataaacataaagtgACAATTCTTAAGTTACAACGAATAAAgcttcaaataaaatattcaccgctttgccgttttgcaagacgttatttcattggtcagttTGATTTAGCTCTTTTCTAACTGTTTGGGTCAGACAAAGTATCACCGaagttacaaatatatcaccaCAGTGACaaatttattaccgcagtgacaaaattgtcaccgcggtgatatctatttttagctgttggcgtatatgtactttcggcccaaagggtacgtcatatCTGTTATCGTGGAAAAATTTACTGTCCAGCTGAACTGCTTAGTCTTGATAGGTCCGAGGTAAGGACTTATTAAGATTTCAAtataccatcatcatcattgttatattcATGGATGCAGATAGGTGTTAGGCTCATTGGATCACACAATTAGAAGTTCTCGACAACCTGCTCGGCGTAACATGCTGTAAACAATTTACCTGGTAACAAAATGTAAATGAACAATTCAcatgatatttataaataaagattTTGTTCTTTAACGTTTCaagtttaaaaattaattctgatTTTAGATGGAAGTCTGCCCCAATTATCTATTGAACACAGACCAGTCTCAGCTTGTTTACATCCGTTGGCTTGACATTCCCATTTAATGCGATATTCATGCCCTTTGTATTTTCACCATCTAACCTAGTTTAATTGTCTTAACTCTTACCAAAGACGTAAAATGGCGACAGGGCTATCATCTTGTATGAGAGTACATGGGACCCCTGGACGGAGATTTTGTGTGATACATTGGTTCAAAGAGGAATCATGTATTGGTCcccttttcaatgtttattttataaaataggcTGTGTGGCATATgtgtgatatattttttaatctatttAATGGTTAGATTATAGTAATTTATTTGAGGTCGATTCTGAAACAAGTTTTGGCAACTTATATAAATCACACTCGACACCTTATTCATGATGGAATCCACCACCACGAGGTTCTCATTTCATTTTTGAGAAGAAGCCAGTGCTTTCCTGCATAGTGGTACGCGTTAACCACAGGCATCAACTGGTACCGTTTCTGTACGTCTTTGGTATGATGTAGATGAGGATTGAACCCACAACCTAATGCACTCGAGGCAAACGCTCTACCACTGAGCTGTTGAGGCAGTTTTAAACTGTGGTTTCTTTGTTATAAGCTTGGTTTGTTAACAATATTACAGATAATAGACATGTATATTACCTAAACATTACCTTTATTTTTACAGGTCGACGCTATCCCCAACAGATCAGATAATGCTCCAGAAGGATCCTGGATGCGTAGAAATTTTCAAAAATCGACTGATAAGGCTGAATGGTTTGCTGCAATCGTTCACATGTCAATCCATCGTTTAGGTAATAAtatcaattatcatttaaaattattaaatataattgttgTATGTGTTTCATAACcttttttaatatgtataatatatttccTTTGATGCCTTGTCAGCCgtataaacaagtttttttaatacacaaaaaatGTTTATGGTGAGTGGGGTTAAGTGtattgatttattgaaaaatagaACTGTGAGAAGAATTTAACTACTATAGCAATACAACATCACAATGCATTATTAAGTATTTGATGATTGTTTTTGAGGaatttattatatttgaaatgctaGGTTATATTGTATGGTAAACAACACTGGACATATACTGGACATAAAATGTAATCATTGTCACTGTGCAGCTGAACTTGTATTTACTTAAGGACACGTGTGCAGTAAGATAATTATACCAAAGATTAAAATTCATATGACTACACTGTAATAAGtaggttttatttatataagataattgtctattttaagatattggATGCCATATCGACCATGGATGGAGTGCGATCTACTACGAAACCTAAAAAATGGAAGATTCAACATATCAGACCGGCCTTAACTTGCGCACCACAACGTAGAACAGCGAATGACTAAAAGAGTCCGATAACAGTCATAAACAGTCAATGAACTTCGAGGAGATGCGTAGCCTAAAAAACATCTTTTGCTGGACATGATTTTATATGGTGTGATAAGCAAGCTTGAAAAGACTGTGCCTTTCCTTCCAAAGCTTAGTTTGTGAGGCTACTCAACATATTTGGTTTGAGGTGTTTACTCATATTCTCTATTTGTTTCTTTACACATGGTCATCATCTATATCACAATCATATATTTTCtaacacattttatttgaatatatatgattatgcaaattatctgtgcaacatgcaaaccatttaaaaccagaatattattaaggtcattcaaaattagttgtttatttttatcttttttttaccATCAAATAATTGTATGGTTGTAACGATATACATGAAatcttaatgtaaacatttattttactggTTGTCAGTAATGTGTGTAATGTGtatttacttaattatttttaatggttTACACTGATTTTGCCTCCatatgtattttgttcttttaaggGAGGAGATGAAAGTATCTTTATatcttgataaataaataatcaacatAAAAAGTACAGGTTCAAAATTGTCATGGTCGGAGTAATGTTTTTTTAACTCTCTTTCATTGACCAGTCTTGAAAAAACAGAAAACTGTTCTGTTAAATAACCTGATAATGCAAGAATTGCAGTGAAAGAAACAATTCAAAGTAAAcattgaataaaaatgaaatcacaaattctgacaattcAACAAATCCGACAACATTTCATGTgtattacttggtgcagtggtagtAAGATCTTGCAGCCCATTTACATGACTGGGGCTATTGAGTACTTTCATTAAGTATTTTCAGCTATTTAGATTTCATATGAAATTTAGTTCATTTATAgtacaattcaatatgtttgttggtatagtGAACCCCAAAGTCAAAAGATTTTGATGATTAAAATTTGTTAAGTGTCAAATGGTGcttgtatatgtttgtatagcaagatttgcaaattcataaattgacagaTTAAACTCTGTAAATACTGCTGTACTTCTTTATGAAGTTGATAATGAATTACTGCTGTCTTTAACATGTAAGATTTGTATGCTTATTAAAgtgtaatgttattattaatgtaGTATTTATTTAGATATACTAAAGAAACCCATGTGGGTATACAGGGCTTTGTTTCTCATTCTTTAACAAGGGTCTATAACGCCCCTTCCaccaagagaaaggccccttcccctaagaaaatttctttaaaatgatgcaatctTCCCCAAATGTAAAGCTTACCAGTACTATTGGAAATTTCTTtccttttttcagttttgtcgatatttttctccaaaaaattgaaaggccaggccctttacccaaatcaagaaaaaaagcaaTGTCATAAtattgctcgattggtcattgtcggctcgggtactacttacatgttccccgggtacttttaagtatacttacatgtaccccgggtacggtaaatatacataACTAAATATATAAAGTACCAGGTGGTATTTGACTGTACCAAAGTTGTATATCCGCCtgaaatccgatgtcgtaaacgcgctaccgattatcgtaaaacgatattgttttactttaaacaaacttctcttttagaAAAAATCTGCATAAACATGcgttttgagtacgagtttcgataatatataggccattaaaagaaaattgacataaatgtgaattaatttttacaaaatagccgacaacaaccgatgtAGCGTTAAAATGCCctggtacattttagtatatttaccgtacccagggtacatgtaagtatacttaagagaggggtacatgtaagtagtacccaagccgacattGACCAATTGAATAATATTGGAAACTAAAGAAACgttaatagaccacaaacaagcataattgggtttatattgttatttgttgtgAAACCACTGTTTTATTAATATGCATAGTCAGAGTTCATATGCATCTAATCAATCTCAATAATAACATagaaacaaaaaatcataaatatataccTCTACTATTACAAACACTTTGTAttgattatgcaaaaataaatatgtaatggtttgtttatatagTTCCTTAAGAGAAAAAGCTTTCCATAGGCCCTGTCTATCACTGCAAATATTAAACGTGTATACAACTTATGTGTAGTTCTATAGTGTTCATGTATTTCTTACACAGCTTCTTCCACAAATctttttcaagtctgaaaaacaacaaatgaataacacattttaactTAAGTACTTTTACTTTCTTTGTCTTTTATCCATACAAAAAGTGTGTACAAATAATTAAGCAAAAGTATGAATCATGATATTAAAACAAGACAAGTTAATAggaaaaaaatatcttatattttaacaaaacatgtttgttaaaaagaTAATAGATAAAACTTCAACCGTGTGGTTTATTTAATGTGTTCAGTTTAATTAAATAAGCTTGAACTATACACAATTAattcagtattccatcatgtaaattggtttaattgatatatCATCAGTACAGACTAAAACATATGTTCtagaaacttataataatttgttcAGGTTAATTGCTGGATGTTATCTTAGTAAACACTTGCCTTGGACATTTATCACTTTCATGCACACAAAAAGTTTTGGTGAACAGGACCATCATTATCATGCCATTCTGCCATGACAGTTAGGCATATTTGAAGGATACCAATATGGAAACTGAAACATAACATTTTTCAATTGAGTCAATTGTTGTCCtgatatttaagaaaaaactAATGAAATCTGCTAGATCTCCATGAAAATATGTTATTTCACCCCACCCACTAATTAAGTCAAAATCAGCTGAAAACCCATATGAAGACAATTACTTGAGTGCATACACACcgaatttaatataatttcggtAAAATATCCCACAGTTTctgatacaaaaacatttttgataCATACATTATTCACCGAAGTTGAAAATTTTCGTTCTTGCACCAGAAGAATCAATGTTAACATATAACCGGGCGGTAGTTATCAGTTTGTTACCCAGACATTTTATCCGGGATAAAAATTTCGAGCGAGTCATGTCACAACGGTTCCCGGCCTGTACGCGTAgcattggttcctggctaagacgAAACATAATTTTGTCGCTTTCACCGTGTGTAGATTACAGACTTTACAACTGTGCAAATGTGAACTTGAAACATTGCAAGATGTAAAAATACGCGTTGACCGATCTAAACATGTATTCATGCTCACAGTGGAAAAATGCAGTTCGTTAAAATtactgttgcaaatttgtattcTTTAGCATTCACCTTTGTAAAGAAGCGTTAGAGTTGTGACAAAGTTGTGTGCGTTGTGTATGTGATTTAAAAATACAAGTAGAgctaaatgtatattttatattttgaacatttaaaaagttttattcattgaacagttttaattggacaatgcacaAGACTAACACTTGAGATGTCTTcaccttaaaaattaacattgttgaaaattgaaacataaaatataaaaccatgtttatttgaacggatattatttgacacGTATGTATAGTCTATAATTGGAACATTGAACATAtcagctgaatattcaacacgcGCAACATTTCttgtgataaataatattggcggtctacCCCTTCCATATTTAACAAGATATAACCATCGAATATTGACCTTAACGAAAAACCGTTGACAGCAATACGCCAATCAATCTACGCAAAATTTACAGCAACACACACAATCTTGTAAAATACCACGGATTGTTTTTTTTGAGAGCTTTTCCGGTATTTCAGGAAAGAGTTCAACGCTCACTTTCCTTGTGTGCATCGATAGGCCGATAAGCGAGCTAATGAacagaaataattgaatatttctATTAAGCATCAGCATGTGTGTTCCGACGACATGGAGCTTTAAGCATGCTGCAATAAATAGACTAGACAAAATTCTTAATATTCGTTTACAATACTTAAAGCTTGATTATTTATGGAATAAATGTGCAGCCGTTGTGTATTATGAGCACGTCCTTCAACTCAACAGCCAggttaacattgtttatttaagcaTTAACTGTATGCTTGCACGTGTAATTATACCAGTATTAATTATTGATAATAATTTTTGTGAATATGTTATGCATGTCTTGgaagaaacacacacacacacacacatacaaacacacacacacacacacacacacatatatatatatatatatatatatatatatatatatatatatatatatatatatatatatatatatatatatatatatatatattcacacatatggccagttacggggtctctgatttagaaataggttatggggttcccactttaaatacatgtatctccatacccttttttatccgatataaacacgaattaaggtatataggggtacctactatattattgtatataaatacgtcatttatttaacgtcttatacaaggaaatatatagcgaacttatttgcgaggtatatacaatttcaatttcagacgtgattgtggttttcgatttaagaccttattgtgagatttgattgcattacctcccctacacccccctcatagtaattaaaggagcctagaatgcggggttgtatatagaccccgttttttatattgacctcgtaagtacagtctgaaaactaccgagaccgcgtaactggcactatatattggtatatatatatatatatatatatatatatatatatatatatatatatatatatatatatatatatatatatatatatatatatatatatatatatatatatatagttttagaCCAATACTGTTAATCTGTAACATTAACATCACAAAAGCGTTTATCTATACGCACTTCGATCTGTACGTCCTAGAACAAGAATCTTTTCCACGAGATAAGTCTTGTCCAGTGTCAGTTGCACCAATGAAGGTCTTTCTAGAGCTGCGCAACATCTACAATCATCAGCCCAGCCTCGGTTATTCACAATACCATCGTTGACTTTATCCGCAGTCATGTCACTGTATGGAACCCCGTCTGATGTCACCGCGATGTGTGAATTAAGGATCTGGATGGGGTCTGaggaataaaaaaaacatttctgatTATACAAAGATAAGTGTAATTTCATGAAGCATTTGTCGATCGTGcatcgtgtgtgtgtgtgtagagGTCGAGTATTATTTTTGTATAGTATGTTGTTGTCTTAGGAAGCATATGTTTATGTAACGAATGTCTCCTGTAAGCTATGGAGCGATTTTATCATGTGTAGAAGATTTGAATGTGTAGATACTTAAGCAGATAAACTTCATGCTTTTTCTGCACTATAACTTGTAAATCTACAGAGGAATACTTTCATGCATTGTAAATCTAAATTTCAGATACTTAGTATAACAAATTCATTAACGTTAAATATATATGAAGGTTCGCAAATCGGCTTAACGGCTAAGACAATGTAGTTCGTTCGAAGGCATTAAAATTATGTATAAAAAGCGAATCTCTTTTTATATAGCATGCTGtcgtatttatattttaaaaatattaaacatgaaataaataaagtgGATGCAGTGTTCCATTAACCCACAAACATCATTTAAATGCACATTTAAATCCCGATCAGGATGTATTATAAGATACAATTTCGTTGCTTTGTACCAGAGTATTGTACGGTATCTGTCATCAATGTAATAAGATACGCATGTTCTTGTATATTCATTTCAAATTTATGATAACTTCCCGTCAAATTGACACTTTAAACTCTAAAAAGTGAATTttcaaaaaagttaaaaattactATAAAATAAAACCAACCCAGCGATATGGCAATTGTCGATTGATTAGTAGATAGGTTCGCATGCCTCAAAATAAAAGGCACTCGGCTGAAACTAGCGGTAACTAATCCAAAAGTGTGATGTATAATTAAATCTTGGGTTAGTAGGCTATGTAATAAAACAGAAATGTTATCCATTTGTTCTTTTCATGGAGCATCACATTCAGTTACGAGATTAATATAGTGTCAGTTGTTTTCCATTTAGGAGCAGTTCTCTATTAGCATTGAAGAAAATTAATTTTAGTTGtttattaatcaaataataaataaaacgtgTCTCGTTTTCCATACTTTAAAAGTCAAGATCACAATTTTGGATCAAATACTTTATTCGGGAGGATTTGGAACTTGCAATAACcgcatttttaatatattttccgaGAAATATTATATACCTATACGTGTTTCGGGCACTTATTAGTAATACTTTAAAAATCTAGACGTAATATCGGCCACTTATGATGTTTGTCTTTTGAATTGATATGCAATAACTATAAATTATCGTTCATTCTAGAATTACATGTTGTACTTAGACATTAATACTCGAACGAGCTGGGCAAGACGTCTGCCATCGACACGTTATCTATTTAAGAACAGTTGATATACTAGAACATGTCAATTTCATACAGTTCAATTTGATTAAGCGATAAATGTTCGTTTGTGCCACCGCGTGTTTTAAGCAAACCCTTACTTTTTGCCCCACGTCTATTTGGAACTGTTCAGATGTGTAAACCGAGCGTAAGAGCGCTTTTCTGAATTTCTATTAACATGTATTGAACATATAGATCTAAATGGGTTGAATAATATAATGACAAAAAAGATATGACATTACTATTAAGCAGCAATTAATTATGATGAGAAAATGTGATGCAATACAGCTTAAGAGagaaatactttaaaatttagcatgttacataaacaaatatcttGAGCGTAACAAGCGTTTTGGATTTGATTTATGCAATAAGATAAGAATATTTATCTAAACATCTTCTTACGTTTCGATTGTGAAAAATTAAACtcacttaaaatattaaattatggtttcatttaaaacaatgaaCTTGTATCTACGTACTAAACCGCCCCTGATAAATGCATGCATTCCAAAACACGGATCAGTTCAGCATGTAGGCTCATCGTATCTCTTTACGTAGGTTTAACCTTTCCTTAATATTGTTCCGTTATAGAAGTATAGGAACCGGAAACCCAACAGTCGCGATTTATTTGACGCAGTCGCTGTATATGGTT
This is a stretch of genomic DNA from Dreissena polymorpha isolate Duluth1 chromosome 7, UMN_Dpol_1.0, whole genome shotgun sequence. It encodes these proteins:
- the LOC127837974 gene encoding uncharacterized protein LOC127837974 — encoded protein: MVLVVTEEKFNVIMSKQGMLTLLIIGYLLEVRTDPIQILNSHIAVTSDGVPYSDMTADKVNDGIVNNRGWADDCRCCAALERPSLVQLTLDKTYLVEKILVLGRTDRSAYR